Below is a genomic region from Methanosphaera sp. ISO3-F5.
TCATCAAGGACTGCTTCAACAGACCCCTCTTCCTGGATGACCTTAATACCCATCTTTTCAACTTCAGCCTTAGCAACCATGCCCATTTTTTCACAAATAACAATATCGCAATTCTTGATAGCATCAGCTGATTTTTCCCATTCTTCACCATCAGGCCTACGATCTTTTGAAGAGAAGATAACATTATCGTATTCAATATTATGACTTTTTTCATCATACTTATAAATAACAAAATATTCACAAATACCAAAATGTTCCAAACGTTTACCATTACTCTTAACAGCAACTCCAATCTTTTTCATAAACTATCCCCCTTACTAATCTACACATATATTTTGTAAGTACTCCTTATTATTTTTAAGTTACAATATATAGTAGTATGAAAAAAAGAGTTCATATAATATACTGTCATCCAAGTACAAAGTCAACAACCTACCTAATAAAAGAGGAGTATATTAAAGGATTAAAGAGTGCCGATATAGAGTATACAATAACTGACTTATATGCATCTAAATTTAATCCGGACATATCGGAGGAGGAATATCTTCGAGAAAACAACAATATTCCACATAAATTATCAGAGGATGTTCTGTATGAACAGGAATTAATAAACAATTCGGATATTCTTACATTCATATTCCCATTATTCTGGATGGATGCACCTGCAAAACTTGTAGGATATTTCTCCAGGATTTTTACAAAAGGCTTCAAATATGGTGTAAATGAATATGATGAAGGAAGAATGAAACAGGTAAGTCAAACAAATTTTCTGATAACTACGGGCAGCAGTTTTGATGATTTAAAACGGGACGGAAAAATAAGTGCTCTGAAAACAATATTTGTGGATGATAGGCTTGCTGGTAAATCATTAAAAAATAGGATGTACTTCTTCTCAGAGACATCATATGAGAAAGAAAAAAGGTTACATAATAAGCAAAGATACGCAAAAAAAGCTAGAAGTATTGGAAGAAAAACTGTTTAAACATAATCTTCCTTTTTATAATTTGTGGTAGGTTGTGTTTGATTAACTAATTCAATAACTTCATCTACATCAACCAATGTATTAATACAACCATCCTTTAAAAGATAAACTCCCTGAGGATTAAAAGAATTCAGAGAAGTCATTGCAAGATTTAAATCAACAGGACAGGCAACACCAATAACTCCCTTAAAAGGCCTTTTCTTAACAACATTTTTAATAAAAGTTGAACCCGGAACAATATAAACATCAAGACCCTTCTTATCACTAATATTCTTAATAGTACCAATAGAACATTTGCCACAACAAACACATTCAATACCCTGTTCACCAAGTACAGCAGGACAATTAGTAGCCCTAAGACAATGAGGTAAAACCATAATCACATCAGTAGCATTCAGCTCACTGAATTTTTTCCTATTAACATTATTTCTAAGATCAATACCTATCTGATCAATAATCAAATCATTCAAATGTAATAATTGAAGCAATCTTTTAATAGTAGGATATGTTAAATTAAGAGTAAACAGTAATAAGTTTGGAAATATTAATTTATTTCTACGAATAAGGTAAAAACCAAGAATTAATGTTATACTGACTAGTATTAGTAAAATAATTAGTAAAATAACTACCAATTCGCCCAATAAGGTGTAAATATTTAAAGTTATCATGATAATTCGAATAATATTTATTAATATATACCTTTGTATCTTCTTGTTAATAATAATTTATAGAAATCTTTTTATTGTTTGGAATAGATATATAATAAATACTATTCTAATAAGTCATATTATTCTAAAATATTAATAGGATAATATATTTAATAGAATTCTTTATTTATAAAATAAAATATTAAAAAAAGTTTAATATGACTAAAATTGTAATTTATCATTCAAGAGAATGTGATCCTAAAAGATGCACATCCATAAAACTTCAAAAGCAGAACAAGGTATCCATTACACATAACATGCGTAAAATACCTTACAATGCAATAATATTAGATGCTGAAGCAACAAAAGCAGTATCTATGGAAGATAAAGATAAAATTACAAAATATGGACTGTCAGCATTGGACTGTTCCTGGAAGAAATTAAAAAACTCATCATTTAATTTCAAATCCAAGAAAAATCACAGGTTACTTCCATTCTTAGTAGCAGCAAACCCTGTTAACTATGGAAAACCATGTATACTTTCAAGTGCTGAAGCATTAAGTGCTGCATTATATATTGTAGGTTATAAGGATGAAGCTCATGATTTAATGAATTCATTTAAATGGGGTCCACATTTCATTTCACTTAATGAAAACTTATTAGAAGCCTATAGTGAGGCAAAAAACAGTACTGAAATTGTAAAGGTACAAAATGAATTCTTAGGAGGAAACTAACATGGCAAAATTTGAAGAAGCTGAAAACAGAATGTTCAACATTAAAATTTGTTTAAAATGTAACGCAAGAAACCCAGCTACTGCAAAATCCTGTAGGAAATGTGGTTACACTGGTTTAAGATTCAAAGCAAAAGAACCAAGAGGATAGATTAATTGTACTAAACCCAAAGTACAATTTATTTTTTTCCTTAAACAAATTTTTAAGCTCCAAAAAAACAACAATACTATTTCTATTATATAATAAGTAAATACTAATACTTTCAAATATTAAATTATAACCAAACAAATAATTTTTAAACAGGTACAAAAGAGTAGATATCAATGAATGTTGAAAATTATATTAATGAAACTTTAAAAGATCATAAATTACACTTCACACTAATCGATCCTGACGAACAAACACCAGAAGAAGCAGTAACCATAG
It encodes:
- a CDS encoding DUF367 family protein, with product MTKIVIYHSRECDPKRCTSIKLQKQNKVSITHNMRKIPYNAIILDAEATKAVSMEDKDKITKYGLSALDCSWKKLKNSSFNFKSKKNHRLLPFLVAANPVNYGKPCILSSAEALSAALYIVGYKDEAHDLMNSFKWGPHFISLNENLLEAYSEAKNSTEIVKVQNEFLGGN
- a CDS encoding NifB/NifX family molybdenum-iron cluster-binding protein → MKKIGVAVKSNGKRLEHFGICEYFVIYKYDEKSHNIEYDNVIFSSKDRRPDGEEWEKSADAIKNCDIVICEKMGMVAKAEVEKMGIKVIQEEGSVEAVLDEFISRQNKRDNIKF
- a CDS encoding NAD(P)H-dependent oxidoreductase, whose product is MKKRVHIIYCHPSTKSTTYLIKEEYIKGLKSADIEYTITDLYASKFNPDISEEEYLRENNNIPHKLSEDVLYEQELINNSDILTFIFPLFWMDAPAKLVGYFSRIFTKGFKYGVNEYDEGRMKQVSQTNFLITTGSSFDDLKRDGKISALKTIFVDDRLAGKSLKNRMYFFSETSYEKEKRLHNKQRYAKKARSIGRKTV
- a CDS encoding 50S ribosomal protein L40e; this encodes MAKFEEAENRMFNIKICLKCNARNPATAKSCRKCGYTGLRFKAKEPRG
- a CDS encoding DUF116 domain-containing protein; the encoded protein is MVVILLIILLILVSITLILGFYLIRRNKLIFPNLLLFTLNLTYPTIKRLLQLLHLNDLIIDQIGIDLRNNVNRKKFSELNATDVIMVLPHCLRATNCPAVLGEQGIECVCCGKCSIGTIKNISDKKGLDVYIVPGSTFIKNVVKKRPFKGVIGVACPVDLNLAMTSLNSFNPQGVYLLKDGCINTLVDVDEVIELVNQTQPTTNYKKEDYV